The DNA region TTTTTGTAGGCCTTTAAATTGTGCATGTCTACAAGATAACACAAAATATTTAATTGTAAAGCTTATTTTTTAACAAACCCTTAGGGCGGCAATGGTGTATAGAAACAACTCATAGACTACAAACTTGTAGTTGTCGTGTCTCCTTTCATGAAGAAAGTTTTCCGGTTTTACAAACTGCAAAGCTTCAGAGAAAAAACCTTGAGTTGCCTCAAAAAACTTCACGTCAGAGCAATACTTGCTGATAAAAACCACAAACTCAATAAATTCGTCTCGGTATGGTGTAAATTCTTCGATGCTCGCCCAAACTGATTCGTCAAAGGGTTCATTGGGTTTCTGCTCAAGCTCAAAATCTGCAAACGAACTAATAAGAGCCTTTAGATAATCCTCTGCTAAACCTGTTGCGAACCCTTGATTTCTCAATACAGCATCTTTAAAGGATTGCAATCGATGCGTTGTCTTTAACGGTGATTTGTCTTGTGTCGTGATAAATGCCGGCGGCTCGCCCAACGGCGGTTTTGTATAGAGAGGCGCATTATAGATGTTTCTCAATAGTTCTTCATAATTCTCATAAAAAGTTTGAGGGTTTGACAGGTCTATATAGATTCTGCTTTGTAGGAAAAGAGGAATGAAAGGTTTGCCGACTTCATCCTTTTCTTTGATTATTGGGAGAAATTTCTCTTGCGAAACTTTATCGTAAACTTCACGAGAAATAATCTGCGTCTCAGTCCCAACACCCCCAGCGCGGTCATTGGCCTTCTGCGTATAAACCTTATCGCAAATCACAAGGACTTTGGTTATCGCTTCATCTTTAACCATCGACTCCATGAAGTGATACTTGTCTTGGCCTGGCTTCAAATCCCACCGATCTATGACCACATCAACGCCATCTGTGACGAGCTTCTTAGCCAGTTCTAAAACCCATTCGACGTGCTCAGTGGATGACCAGCTATATGAAATAAACACTTTAACAGGTTGTACTCTATCCTGAGTCATTTTTCTATCCCTCGATAGTTCAGTTTTTGTGATAACACTACGCAGTTTTCCTCAAAAACACCGACTCATTCATCTCCTGCAAAATTTCCTGCAAGCCCTTTTCACCGAACAACTCAACCCCCAATCCGGCGGCATTCAAGATCGACAGCGGCGGCTGGAAGAGATCGTTAATCTCCAGCTTGCCGCGCACGATGCCGCGATTTTTGAGCAGGCCGAGATACTGCGCCTGTTCGGGGCTGAGATTCTTGGTGACCAACCAGGCGTGGAAATTTTCCGTCAGCTCTTCTTCTTTGCTCTTGAGCTTGAAATTCCCCAACGCCACTTTGATGAAATCGATCAAAGTCCGGTCCGGACGGCGATAGGCGCGGCGCAAGTTGTCCTGGTTGAAATACATCTCCGGACTGTTTAACCATCTTGCCAGCTTGTCTTCTTCCTCCGGCGTCAGTTCTTTCCCTTCACGAATCTTTTTGACCAAAGGATCATCCTTCGCGGCTTGCCGGATGGTCTGTTCCCAAATGGTGATGTATTCGCGCTTGTCAACGCGCTCGCCCTCGGGGCCGATTTCGACATAGGTGACGGCTTCGAGCCATTCATCTTCCAGGCCAAGCTCCGGCAGTTCGGGTCTTTGCTCCGGCCTTGTCCCTGGACCGCCAATTCCGATGCGACCTGCTCCGGTGCCGGTAAAAATATCGGTGTCACTATCATTGAAGTATTTGTGATTGCCGAAGAAATCGTAGATAACGAACTTTTGCTTCTGAATGCGCGGCGCCGTGCGCGTGCCGCGGCCGCGCATTTGCTGGTAAAGAATCGGACTACGCACGCGACGGCACATGACGAGATGCAAAACCTCGCGGCAATCAAAACCGGTGTCCAACATGCCCACACTCACCGCGACCTGCGGGTAATCTTCATATTTAAATTTGCGAATCAAATCGTCGGCATCGGTGACGTCGGAAGTGATCACCTCGGCGTAACGTCCCTGCTGTTCGGGATGCAATTCGTTGAGATATTTTGCCAGAAATGCGGCGTGGCGTTTCGTAATGGCAAAGACGATGCTTTTGCCTGGGCCGATTTTTTGTCCAGGAGCCAGTTCTTGGTAATTCTCCCAGGCCAGCTTATCAAACTCTGCCATCATCTTGCGATTGGTGTCTTCATTCGTCCATTTGCGCTCAAACTCGGCGGGGTCGTAATGCTCGTCATCCACCTCCGCGCCTTCGGCCAAGATCACCGTGATGCCGGTGGCAAATTTGTAGGGAGTCAGATACTGATACTTGAACGCTTCCAAGATCGGGTAGGCGAAATCCGGTTCGCCATCCTGACATTGGTAAAAGCGGAAGGTGTTACGTTCAATGTAGGCCGCCGGCGTTGCGGTCAATCCTATATGAACCGCATCGAAATGCGTCAGCGCCGTTTGCCATGCGCCGTAAATGGAACGATGGCATTCATCGGCAACCACGACGTCGAAATAGCCGCTGGTGAATTCCTGATAACGGCTGATCATGGTCTGCAGCAAGCACACCGTAATTTGCTGCTCTTGCCGCGCGATAGCCGGCTTTAACCAATAGCTGCCGTATTGGCCAAGCAAGTCCTGAAACGCTTCGAGCGCTTGCTTGGCGAGTTGTTCGCGATCAACCAGAAAAAGAATGCGTTCGGCATGGCCCGCTTCGATCAAACGCTTGAGGTAAAGACAAGTGAGATCGGTTTTGCCGGTGCCGGTGGGAAGCTCGATCAAGAAGCGGCGCTTGCCCAGCTCGAAGGCGTGATCGAGCGCGCGCATGGCTTCTTTCTGGTATGGACGAACTTCACGTTGCTCGCCCTGGCGCAGGTAATATTCGGGAATGGGAATCGTCGCCAGCGGCTTGCGTTCTTCGCGCATGTACAGCAACCGCTCCAAATCCCGGCGCGAGTAAAAAGAGTTGACAATGCGGGCATCGTCGTTGGTGTAGTCCCAAAAGTAGATCAGCTCCCCATTGGTGAGAAAAATGAAAGGCGCGCCGAGCTGCTTGGCATAAGGCAGAACTTGTTGCTTGGCCGTGTACGGTTGGATGGCGGAGCGTTTGGCTTCGATGACGGCGAGAGGATGGCCGCGTTGGTTGAGCAAAACGTAGTCCGCTCGCCCGGCAGGTATTTCGTCCCCGTCTACCAGCTTTGGAGCAGAGCGACCGCCAAAAGGCTCTTGCCTCTCAGCAATCGTTTGGATGGTTTTCTCGGTCAACACTTGCGATTTGTCAGCCGGATCCCAGCTCGCCTGGCGGAGCATGTCATCGATGATGATCCTGGCATCGGTTTCGGTGGTGTATTTCTTCATAGGTGTCCAGCTTGGGGATTCCTCAAAATAGACCAATAACGGCTGAACACCTTAAGAGACAAGCTCGTGGTTCGCCCAATGTGTTCAGCGTTTCAATGATATCCCTGAAAATAATCAGCAAGATTTTTCGTACCGAGATATACGTCGCAAACTAACCTGCCGCGATCGACACGATAGGCGTTGCCCAACTCGACATTTTTGCCAAGAATGAGCCGTTCCAGCTTTTGCTTCGTTTGTTGACCCCCAAATTCATGCAACTCCGGCGCATCATATCCGGTGGGACGGACATGCGTACCGGTTTGCTCTTTCCATTTCCATTCGGGGCTCACTTCAAACGTGTCGCCGTCGATGACGCGAACAACTTTAAATGTTGCCATTGTCGATTTCCTTTCACAAAAGAGGTTCGCATCAGTAATAGGCAAGCGATGTGCCAGAGCGACAATGGCCATTCCGTTTGACGATAGAACAATGGCTTGCAGAACTTATGTCCTCGCTTCAGTTAAACTGCAGTTGAAGCATTTTCAACTTTGGTTGAAATCACTCTCCCCGATATTCCTTTGCAGATTTATTGGGAGGTCGGGCTCTGCAAAAACTTATGCACGGCTTGCGGCGAAATGCCCAACAGCTTCGCTGCTTTACTTTGATTGCCGCCTGATGTTTCAAGCGCGCGCAACATCAATTGCTTGCGGGCGCTGGTGAGATATGCTTCGAGAGAAAAACCATCATAAGGTTCCGGCAAAGCGGCCAGCGGATCGGCATAGGTCACCGGCTCGGCAATGAGCAGATCATCGGCCTCAAGCACCATATTCCTCGCGAGCCGGAGGGAACGCTCGAGAACGTTTTCAAGCTCGCGCACATTGCCCGGCCAGGAATGATTTTGCAGACGCGTCAAGGCCCCGGGCGTAAGCCGCTTCGGCTTCTTGAGCTGGGCGTTGAGACGATCCAGAATGTGCAAGGCCAATTTTGGAATGTCGCTGCGACGCTCGCGCAGCGGTGGCAGGTGAATTTCGCCGACGTTCAGGCGATAATACAAATCCTGGCGAAATTTTCCCTCCCGAATCATCTTGCTGGCGTCATGGTTCGTTGCAGCGATGATGCGAACATCGACTTGATGCGGCTTCTTTTCTCCCAAAGGCTCGACGAGTCCGTCTTGCAGAATACGGAGCAGTTTCGCTTGCAGGGGAACCGGCAACTCGCCCAATTCATCAAGAAAAAGCGTACCGCCGTTCGCTATGTCAAACTTTCCGGTTTGATCGCTGGTTGCGCCGGTGAATGCGCCCTTCTTATGTCCGAACAAAATGCTTTCAACCAAATCGTGGGGAATCGCCGCGCAGTTAATCGGAACAAAGGGTTGTTCTCGACGATCACTGAGCTTGTGAGCCAGTCGGGCAAAGACTTCTTTGCCGACACCGGTTTCACCAAGTATCAAGAGCGGCGCATTGGAGGGGGCAAGAGCCGCTACCATTTCAAGAGCTTTTCTTGTCTTTGGGTGGTCGCCAACGATACCCAAAAGCTGAAGGGCGGCATCCAAATCGGGTGCTGGCGTTTCGAGATCCCCCAGCAGTGCCAAATGCGCCCGCACGCGAGGAAAATCCTGCGAAGTCAAATCGACTTCTGAAACCAGGGGGCGCTCATGTGTAACAAATCGCGGAGGCCGCACATGCAGAATATGCGCGGGAATTTCACCGCTTGCGGCCAACAGTACCCAACAAGCGTGCATTTGCGGAGTGCCGGAAGCAACGGCAATGTAGTAGGTTGCCGCGGAGTTGCTTTCACTGATTTCCGCAAGGTGTCGTCGCAAGCCACGCAAAATGGCAAGATAGTCGGTGGGATCGTCCAGAGGCAGATCTCTTACTTCAACACCAATAGCCGGGTGAAGAGTTTTCAAGGCCTCAGTCGTTGCCGAGGTATTCTTTTCGGTGTTTGGCGTCGAAAAAAGAACGACCCGGTCAAAAGGTCTTGCTGCGACCAGCGATAAAATCGGGCCGCTTTGCTGCTCTTCACCTACTAAGCCTGGAGAGTAAGGATCGTGAAAACCAGTGAATGTCAGGAGTGTTCTCACGGAGTGGGGGTTTCCCAAATTGCCTAGTTAGAAGATAGGTTTTCGAATTCTCCCTCCCTTGAGCG from bacterium includes:
- a CDS encoding toll/interleukin-1 receptor domain-containing protein, coding for MTQDRVQPVKVFISYSWSSTEHVEWVLELAKKLVTDGVDVVIDRWDLKPGQDKYHFMESMVKDEAITKVLVICDKVYTQKANDRAGGVGTETQIISREVYDKVSQEKFLPIIKEKDEVGKPFIPLFLQSRIYIDLSNPQTFYENYEELLRNIYNAPLYTKPPLGEPPAFITTQDKSPLKTTHRLQSFKDAVLRNQGFATGLAEDYLKALISSFADFELEQKPNEPFDESVWASIEEFTPYRDEFIEFVVFISKYCSDVKFFEATQGFFSEALQFVKPENFLHERRHDNYKFVVYELFLYTIAALRVC
- a CDS encoding RNA repair transcriptional activator RtcR family protein; the protein is MRTLLTFTGFHDPYSPGLVGEEQQSGPILSLVAARPFDRVVLFSTPNTEKNTSATTEALKTLHPAIGVEVRDLPLDDPTDYLAILRGLRRHLAEISESNSAATYYIAVASGTPQMHACWVLLAASGEIPAHILHVRPPRFVTHERPLVSEVDLTSQDFPRVRAHLALLGDLETPAPDLDAALQLLGIVGDHPKTRKALEMVAALAPSNAPLLILGETGVGKEVFARLAHKLSDRREQPFVPINCAAIPHDLVESILFGHKKGAFTGATSDQTGKFDIANGGTLFLDELGELPVPLQAKLLRILQDGLVEPLGEKKPHQVDVRIIAATNHDASKMIREGKFRQDLYYRLNVGEIHLPPLRERRSDIPKLALHILDRLNAQLKKPKRLTPGALTRLQNHSWPGNVRELENVLERSLRLARNMVLEADDLLIAEPVTYADPLAALPEPYDGFSLEAYLTSARKQLMLRALETSGGNQSKAAKLLGISPQAVHKFLQSPTSQ
- a CDS encoding thermonuclease family protein, encoding MATFKVVRVIDGDTFEVSPEWKWKEQTGTHVRPTGYDAPELHEFGGQQTKQKLERLILGKNVELGNAYRVDRGRLVCDVYLGTKNLADYFQGYH
- a CDS encoding DEAD/DEAH box helicase family protein; this translates as MKKYTTETDARIIIDDMLRQASWDPADKSQVLTEKTIQTIAERQEPFGGRSAPKLVDGDEIPAGRADYVLLNQRGHPLAVIEAKRSAIQPYTAKQQVLPYAKQLGAPFIFLTNGELIYFWDYTNDDARIVNSFYSRRDLERLLYMREERKPLATIPIPEYYLRQGEQREVRPYQKEAMRALDHAFELGKRRFLIELPTGTGKTDLTCLYLKRLIEAGHAERILFLVDREQLAKQALEAFQDLLGQYGSYWLKPAIARQEQQITVCLLQTMISRYQEFTSGYFDVVVADECHRSIYGAWQTALTHFDAVHIGLTATPAAYIERNTFRFYQCQDGEPDFAYPILEAFKYQYLTPYKFATGITVILAEGAEVDDEHYDPAEFERKWTNEDTNRKMMAEFDKLAWENYQELAPGQKIGPGKSIVFAITKRHAAFLAKYLNELHPEQQGRYAEVITSDVTDADDLIRKFKYEDYPQVAVSVGMLDTGFDCREVLHLVMCRRVRSPILYQQMRGRGTRTAPRIQKQKFVIYDFFGNHKYFNDSDTDIFTGTGAGRIGIGGPGTRPEQRPELPELGLEDEWLEAVTYVEIGPEGERVDKREYITIWEQTIRQAAKDDPLVKKIREGKELTPEEEDKLARWLNSPEMYFNQDNLRRAYRRPDRTLIDFIKVALGNFKLKSKEEELTENFHAWLVTKNLSPEQAQYLGLLKNRGIVRGKLEINDLFQPPLSILNAAGLGVELFGEKGLQEILQEMNESVFLRKTA